From Amycolatopsis sp. cg9, one genomic window encodes:
- a CDS encoding SDR family NAD(P)-dependent oxidoreductase, producing MSGTLVVVGAGPGLGLGVARAFGRRGYRVGLVARTAEKLVAELTGAGVTAAAFSADIRDRAALTGALAAAKRAFGPADVLSYSPSPTGEITGAARTTVASASAQFELHVLGAITAVGAVLPDMRARGTGTLLLTTGVSSTVSAPFLANVGLAMAGLRNWALGLHRELAPAGIHAAAVTIASGVIPGDPLADPDVIGERYYRLHRDAGRAEDVVGDLDAFRALVARSG from the coding sequence ATGTCCGGAACACTCGTCGTCGTGGGCGCCGGGCCGGGGCTCGGCCTGGGGGTGGCCCGGGCGTTCGGCCGGCGCGGCTACCGGGTCGGGCTCGTCGCCCGCACCGCGGAAAAGCTGGTCGCCGAGCTGACCGGCGCCGGTGTGACCGCCGCAGCGTTCTCAGCCGACATCCGGGACCGCGCCGCCCTGACCGGCGCCCTCGCCGCGGCCAAGCGCGCCTTCGGCCCGGCGGACGTCCTGAGCTACAGCCCCAGCCCGACCGGGGAGATCACCGGCGCCGCGCGGACGACGGTCGCCTCGGCGAGCGCGCAGTTCGAGCTCCACGTGCTGGGCGCGATCACCGCCGTGGGCGCGGTGCTGCCGGACATGCGCGCCCGCGGCACGGGCACGCTGCTGCTGACGACGGGCGTGTCGTCCACGGTCTCGGCGCCGTTCCTGGCCAACGTGGGCCTGGCGATGGCCGGCCTCCGCAACTGGGCGCTCGGCCTGCACCGCGAACTCGCCCCGGCCGGGATCCACGCGGCGGCGGTCACGATCGCGTCCGGGGTGATTCCCGGCGACCCCCTCGCGGACCCGGACGTCATCGGCGAGCGCTACTACCGCCTGCACCGGGACGCCGGGCGCGCGGAAGACGTCGTCGGCGATCTCGACGCCTTCCGCGCGCTGGTCGCCCGGTCCGGCTAG
- a CDS encoding cysteine desulfurase, with the protein MTTTSASSVPLDVAALRADFPILSRTVRDGKPLVYLDSGATSQRPTAVLDAERDYVVTSNAAVHRGAHQLSEEATDAYESARAKIAEFVGADPEELVFTKNATEGINLVAYSFGNAATAGPEAARFVVGPGDEIVVTEMEHHANLVPWQQLCQRTGATLKWFKVTPEGRLDLSDVDELITERTKVVAFAHQSNVLGTVNPVELLVEKAKAVGAFTVLDACQSVPHFPVNFHALGVDFAAFSGHKMLGPSGIGVLYGRTELLAAMPPFLTGGSMIEMVRMEGSTFAPPPQRFEAGVPMTSQAIGLGAAVDYLSAIGMDRIAAHEHELAAAAIEGISAIPGVRIIGPTDLKDRGATVSFVIDGVHPHDAGQVLDSLGIAVRVGHHCAWPLHRACNAQATVRASFYLYNDLSEVDALVAGVREAQKFFGVAQ; encoded by the coding sequence ATGACCACCACCTCGGCCAGCTCTGTGCCACTGGACGTGGCGGCCCTGAGGGCCGACTTCCCCATCCTGTCGCGCACCGTCCGCGACGGGAAACCCTTGGTGTACCTGGACTCCGGCGCGACCTCGCAACGCCCGACGGCGGTGCTCGACGCCGAGCGCGACTACGTCGTGACGTCGAACGCCGCCGTCCACCGCGGCGCGCACCAGCTGTCCGAAGAGGCGACCGACGCCTACGAGTCCGCCCGGGCGAAGATCGCCGAGTTCGTCGGCGCCGACCCCGAGGAGCTGGTGTTCACCAAGAACGCCACCGAGGGCATCAACCTGGTCGCCTACTCGTTCGGCAACGCCGCCACCGCGGGCCCGGAAGCCGCGCGCTTCGTCGTGGGCCCGGGTGACGAGATCGTCGTCACCGAGATGGAGCACCACGCGAACCTCGTGCCGTGGCAGCAGCTGTGCCAGCGCACCGGGGCGACGCTGAAGTGGTTCAAGGTGACGCCGGAAGGCCGCCTCGACCTGTCCGATGTGGACGAGCTGATCACCGAGCGCACGAAGGTGGTCGCGTTCGCGCACCAGTCGAACGTGCTCGGCACGGTCAACCCGGTCGAGCTGCTCGTCGAGAAGGCCAAGGCCGTCGGCGCGTTCACCGTGCTCGACGCCTGCCAGTCGGTGCCGCACTTCCCGGTGAACTTCCACGCCCTCGGCGTCGACTTCGCCGCGTTCTCGGGCCACAAGATGCTCGGCCCGTCCGGCATCGGCGTCCTCTACGGGCGCACCGAGCTGCTGGCGGCCATGCCGCCGTTCCTGACCGGCGGGTCGATGATCGAGATGGTCCGCATGGAGGGCTCGACCTTCGCGCCGCCGCCGCAGCGGTTCGAGGCGGGTGTCCCGATGACGTCGCAGGCCATCGGCCTCGGCGCGGCCGTCGACTACCTCTCGGCCATCGGCATGGACCGCATCGCGGCGCACGAGCACGAGCTCGCCGCGGCCGCCATCGAGGGCATCTCCGCCATCCCGGGCGTCCGGATCATCGGGCCGACCGACCTGAAGGACCGCGGCGCGACCGTGTCGTTCGTGATCGACGGCGTGCACCCGCACGACGCCGGCCAGGTGCTCGACAGCCTCGGCATCGCCGTCCGCGTCGGCCACCACTGCGCGTGGCCGCTGCACCGGGCCTGCAACGCGCAGGCGACCGTGCGCGCGTCCTTCTACCTCTACAACGACCTGTCCGAAGTGGACGCCCTGGTGGCCGGGGTGCGTGAGGCGCAGAAGTTCTTCGGAGTGGCGCAGTGA
- a CDS encoding ABC1 kinase family protein encodes MDILLGLLTLPLYALVLWPLVVASRRVLGVRIGTARALCGAAFGWLVAGGIAQAFPVSLLRNGGAALGLLIPLAGSAFLATLLFLFVAEMALPDGLRLRALRAKTTRARRYSQISRIAIKHGLGRFLAGRRDPDLAPGRHAKLARSLRQALEEGGVTFVKLGQLLSTRADLLPPVFVDELAKLQDKVAPARADAVWAVLTAELGGSPDEVFAEFDPEPLAAASVAQVYRAKLRGGEDVVVKVQRPGVREQAERDIDIVRRVAAALEERADWARSLGVAELADGFAEALAEELDFTIEARNIAAVAATSGPDVVLPSVHKALSTERVLVMSRLAGAPVETAPPAERKRLARSLLRCLLDQVMIGGVFHADPHPGNLMLLPGGRLGLLDFGSVGRLDAGLRGGLQNLVLALDRGDPAALSDGLLEIVDRTGDIDEQRLERALGALVARHFGPGRTPGIDLFTSLFRVVADFRLSVPPPVAAVFRALATVEGTLAALDPGFDVMAESRAFAAEQVGAGLRPEPLRRTAVNEVLALLPVLRRLPRRVDRIGAALEEGRLSVNVRLFSDERDRDVVTGLVHEVLLAFVGAATGLMAVLLLSGSGGPRILPDLTLHQVFGYNLLVISALVGLRLLFVVFRRAGRRPRSAR; translated from the coding sequence GTGGACATCCTGCTGGGGCTGCTGACCCTCCCCTTGTACGCGCTGGTGCTGTGGCCGCTCGTGGTGGCGTCGCGGCGGGTGCTCGGCGTCCGGATCGGCACCGCGCGGGCGTTGTGCGGCGCCGCGTTCGGCTGGCTCGTCGCGGGCGGGATCGCGCAGGCGTTCCCGGTTTCCCTGCTGCGCAACGGCGGCGCGGCCCTCGGCCTGCTGATCCCGTTGGCGGGCAGCGCTTTCCTCGCGACGCTGCTGTTCCTCTTCGTCGCGGAGATGGCGCTGCCGGACGGGCTCCGGCTGCGCGCCCTGCGCGCCAAGACCACGCGCGCCCGCCGGTACTCGCAGATCAGCCGGATCGCCATCAAGCACGGCCTCGGCCGCTTCCTGGCCGGCCGCCGCGACCCCGACCTCGCGCCGGGGCGGCACGCCAAGCTCGCCCGCTCCCTGCGCCAGGCGCTGGAAGAGGGCGGCGTGACGTTCGTGAAGCTCGGCCAGCTGCTTTCGACGCGTGCGGACCTGCTGCCGCCGGTGTTCGTCGACGAGCTCGCGAAGCTGCAGGACAAGGTCGCGCCCGCCCGCGCCGACGCCGTGTGGGCCGTGCTGACCGCCGAACTCGGCGGCTCCCCCGACGAAGTCTTCGCCGAGTTCGACCCCGAACCGCTCGCGGCCGCGTCGGTCGCGCAGGTCTACCGGGCGAAACTGCGCGGCGGCGAGGACGTCGTGGTGAAGGTCCAGCGCCCCGGCGTGCGGGAGCAGGCCGAGCGCGACATCGACATCGTCCGGCGCGTGGCCGCGGCCCTGGAGGAACGCGCGGACTGGGCGCGCTCGCTCGGCGTCGCCGAGCTGGCCGACGGGTTCGCCGAGGCGCTGGCCGAGGAGCTCGACTTCACCATCGAGGCACGCAACATCGCCGCCGTGGCCGCCACTTCCGGCCCGGACGTCGTGCTGCCGTCCGTCCACAAAGCACTGTCCACCGAGCGCGTCCTGGTCATGTCCCGGCTGGCCGGCGCGCCCGTGGAGACGGCGCCGCCCGCCGAACGCAAGCGGCTCGCGCGGTCGTTGCTGCGCTGCCTGCTCGACCAGGTGATGATCGGCGGCGTCTTCCACGCCGACCCGCACCCGGGCAACCTCATGCTCCTGCCCGGCGGCCGCCTGGGCCTGCTCGACTTCGGCTCGGTCGGCCGCCTCGACGCCGGTCTCCGCGGCGGCCTGCAGAACCTGGTGCTGGCCCTGGACCGCGGCGACCCGGCGGCCCTGAGCGACGGGCTGCTGGAGATCGTCGACCGCACCGGCGACATCGACGAGCAGCGCCTCGAACGCGCGCTGGGTGCCCTGGTCGCCCGCCACTTCGGCCCCGGCCGCACCCCCGGCATCGACCTGTTCACCAGCCTGTTCCGGGTCGTCGCGGACTTCCGCCTGAGCGTGCCACCCCCGGTGGCCGCGGTCTTCCGCGCGCTGGCGACGGTGGAAGGCACGCTCGCCGCCCTCGACCCCGGCTTCGACGTGATGGCCGAGTCCCGCGCGTTCGCCGCCGAGCAGGTCGGCGCGGGCCTGCGCCCGGAACCCCTGCGCCGCACGGCGGTCAACGAGGTGCTGGCGCTGCTGCCGGTGCTGCGCCGCCTCCCCCGCCGCGTCGACCGCATCGGCGCGGCCCTGGAGGAAGGCCGGCTGTCGGTCAACGTCCGGCTGTTCTCGGACGAGCGCGACCGCGACGTGGTGACGGGCCTGGTCCACGAGGTCCTGCTGGCCTTCGTGGGCGCGGCGACGGGCCTGATGGCGGTGTTGCTGCTGAGCGGCAGCGGCGGGCCGCGGATCCTGCCGGACCTGACGCTGCACCAGGTGTTCGGCTACAACCTGCTGGTGATCAGCGCACTGGTGGGCCTGCGACTGCTCTTCGTCGTCTTCCGGCGCGCCGGAAGGCGGCCACGATCAGCCCGGTGA
- the sufU gene encoding Fe-S cluster assembly sulfur transfer protein SufU: protein MNLESMYQEIILDHYKHPHGRGLRDPFDAESFQVNPTCGDEVTLRVKLDDGKVTDVSYDGQGCSISQASTSVLTDLVVGHTLEEAFTTMDAFVELMQGKGKIEPDEDVLEDGVAFAGVAKYPARVKCALLGWMAFKDAVARTTNGAEKA from the coding sequence GTGAACCTGGAGAGCATGTACCAGGAGATCATCCTGGACCACTACAAGCACCCGCACGGGCGCGGCCTGCGCGACCCGTTCGACGCCGAGTCGTTCCAGGTCAACCCGACCTGCGGCGACGAGGTGACGCTGCGGGTGAAGCTCGACGACGGGAAGGTCACCGACGTCTCCTACGACGGCCAGGGCTGCTCGATCAGCCAGGCCTCGACGTCGGTCTTGACGGATCTCGTCGTCGGCCACACGCTTGAGGAGGCGTTCACCACCATGGACGCCTTCGTGGAACTGATGCAGGGCAAGGGAAAGATCGAACCGGACGAGGACGTGCTGGAGGACGGGGTCGCCTTCGCGGGCGTCGCCAAGTACCCGGCCCGGGTCAAGTGCGCCCTCCTCGGCTGGATGGCTTTCAAGGACGCCGTCGCCCGGACCACCAACGGAGCTGAGAAAGCATGA
- a CDS encoding snapalysin family zinc-dependent metalloprotease: protein MDARVIARIAALALAAPLGLGLAAAPASAAAVTTLYYSSSGAPDYLAQIDQGAANWNAAVTDVKLVKRNTSATIKFHEIHSGGSYTTTNGHGRGDIYLDTSQVAEGYDPTRIAAHELGHNLGLPDHYSGPCTELMSGHGPGTACKNAKPDATEAAKVQSLWVNGFAAARAETRAVAF from the coding sequence ATGGACGCACGCGTGATCGCCCGGATCGCGGCACTGGCCCTGGCGGCCCCGCTGGGCCTGGGGCTCGCGGCCGCGCCCGCTTCGGCGGCCGCAGTCACGACGTTGTACTACAGCTCGTCGGGCGCGCCGGACTACCTCGCCCAGATCGACCAGGGCGCGGCCAACTGGAACGCCGCCGTCACCGACGTGAAGCTGGTCAAGCGGAACACGAGCGCGACGATCAAGTTCCACGAGATCCACAGCGGCGGCTCGTACACCACCACGAACGGCCACGGCCGCGGCGACATCTACCTCGACACGAGCCAGGTCGCCGAGGGCTACGACCCGACCCGGATCGCGGCGCACGAGCTCGGCCACAACCTCGGCCTGCCCGACCACTACAGCGGCCCGTGCACCGAGCTGATGTCCGGCCACGGCCCGGGCACGGCGTGCAAGAACGCCAAGCCGGACGCGACCGAGGCGGCGAAGGTCCAGTCCCTGTGGGTGAACGGCTTCGCCGCGGCCCGCGCGGAAACCCGCGCGGTCGCGTTCTAG
- a CDS encoding metal-sulfur cluster assembly factor: MTEDTATDAREGRTAADLDAETTATQDLDLAKLEDVEEAMRDVVDPELGINVVDLGLVYDIRVEPDNTATIDMTLTSAACPLTDVIEDQTSAALTSGGLVKDFRINWVWMPPWGPEKITEDGREQLRALGFTV, encoded by the coding sequence ATGACCGAAGACACCGCCACCGACGCTCGCGAGGGCCGGACCGCCGCCGACCTCGACGCCGAGACCACGGCCACGCAGGACCTCGACCTCGCCAAGCTCGAGGACGTCGAGGAAGCCATGCGCGACGTCGTCGACCCGGAACTCGGCATCAACGTCGTCGACCTCGGCCTCGTCTACGACATCCGCGTCGAGCCGGACAACACCGCCACCATCGACATGACGCTCACGTCCGCGGCCTGCCCGCTGACCGACGTCATCGAGGACCAGACGTCGGCCGCGCTGACCAGCGGCGGGCTGGTCAAGGACTTCCGGATCAACTGGGTCTGGATGCCGCCGTGGGGCCCGGAGAAGATCACCGAGGACGGCCGCGAGCAGCTGCGCGCCCTCGGCTTCACCGTCTGA
- the sufC gene encoding Fe-S cluster assembly ATPase SufC: MATLEIKDLHASVTTDEGAKEILKGVNLTIKSGETHAIMGPNGSGKSTLSYAIAGHPKYEVTSGEVLLDGENVLEMSVDERARAGLFLAMQYPVEVPGVSMSNFLRTAATAVRGEAPKLRLWVKEVKEEMGKLEISQEFAERSVNEGFSGGEKKRHEILQLALLKPKFAILDETDSGLDVDALRVVSEGVNAYKASSEVGVMLITHYTRILRHITPDFVHVFAGGKIVESGGKELADELEEHGYVKYAGKPEPAAL; this comes from the coding sequence ATGGCTACCCTGGAAATCAAGGACCTCCACGCTTCGGTCACGACCGACGAAGGCGCCAAGGAGATCCTCAAGGGCGTCAACCTGACCATCAAGTCGGGCGAGACGCACGCGATCATGGGCCCGAACGGCTCGGGCAAGTCCACGCTGTCCTACGCCATCGCCGGCCACCCGAAGTACGAAGTCACCTCGGGCGAGGTCCTGCTCGACGGCGAGAACGTCCTCGAGATGAGCGTCGACGAGCGCGCCCGCGCCGGCCTCTTCCTGGCCATGCAGTACCCGGTCGAGGTGCCCGGCGTGTCCATGTCCAACTTCCTCCGCACCGCGGCCACCGCGGTCCGCGGCGAGGCCCCCAAGCTTCGCCTGTGGGTCAAGGAGGTCAAGGAGGAGATGGGCAAGCTCGAGATCTCGCAGGAGTTCGCCGAGCGCTCGGTCAACGAGGGCTTCTCCGGTGGCGAGAAGAAGCGCCACGAGATCCTGCAGCTGGCGCTGCTCAAGCCGAAGTTCGCCATCCTCGACGAGACCGACTCCGGTCTGGACGTCGACGCGCTGCGCGTCGTCTCCGAGGGCGTCAACGCGTACAAGGCGTCGAGCGAGGTCGGCGTCATGCTGATCACGCACTACACCCGGATCCTGCGGCACATCACGCCGGACTTCGTGCACGTCTTCGCCGGCGGCAAGATCGTCGAGTCGGGCGGCAAGGAGCTGGCGGACGAGCTCGAGGAGCACGGTTACGTCAAGTACGCGGGCAAGCCCGAGCCCGCCGCGCTCTGA
- a CDS encoding YnfA family protein has protein sequence MVLRSILLFLAAAICEIGGAWLIWQGVRENRGWLWIGGGIVALGVYGFVATLQPDAHFGRILAAYGGVFVAGSLAWGMVADGYRPDRYDVIGALLCLAGVAVIMYAPRTG, from the coding sequence GTGGTCCTGCGGTCGATCCTCCTGTTCCTCGCGGCCGCGATCTGCGAGATCGGCGGCGCGTGGCTGATCTGGCAGGGCGTCCGCGAGAACCGCGGCTGGCTCTGGATCGGCGGCGGCATCGTGGCCCTGGGCGTGTACGGCTTCGTGGCGACGCTCCAGCCGGACGCCCACTTCGGCCGCATCCTGGCCGCTTACGGCGGGGTGTTCGTCGCGGGTTCGCTGGCGTGGGGGATGGTGGCGGACGGTTACCGGCCGGACCGGTACGACGTGATCGGGGCGTTGCTGTGCTTGGCCGGGGTCGCGGTGATCATGTACGCGCCGCGGACGGGGTAA
- a CDS encoding DUF4184 family protein, whose protein sequence is MPFTLSHPAAVLPLAKRPLVPSALVAGSVAPDVFWFVPRLPGIGLTKTHELASVLWLDPLLALAILAVFHGFLKRPLLALAPRPLAERIPRHFSWKRPGWIALSLVLGAATHVGWDAFTHESGGFPFLRIPLVTGVDVGRLIQLVSTIAGAAVLAWWLRRWYRTAPTGPAPRGTRHRKPVLTFLAAGAVAGVAIEVVPFLAHHDPMTGAGVFGNATYLAVTGAGSGFLAALVLYAAAWYRALYTKRATPEGDPLGAKVLRR, encoded by the coding sequence GTGCCGTTCACGCTGAGTCATCCCGCCGCCGTGCTGCCGCTGGCGAAACGGCCGTTGGTGCCCTCCGCGCTCGTCGCCGGGTCGGTCGCTCCCGACGTCTTCTGGTTCGTGCCGCGGCTGCCCGGGATCGGGCTGACGAAGACCCACGAGCTCGCTTCGGTCCTCTGGCTCGACCCGCTTCTCGCCCTGGCGATCCTGGCCGTCTTCCACGGCTTCCTGAAGCGGCCGCTGCTCGCGCTGGCTCCACGACCGCTGGCCGAACGCATACCCCGCCACTTCAGCTGGAAGCGGCCGGGGTGGATCGCCCTCTCACTCGTGCTCGGCGCCGCCACGCACGTCGGGTGGGACGCCTTCACCCACGAAAGCGGCGGTTTTCCGTTTCTGCGGATCCCGCTGGTCACCGGGGTCGACGTCGGGCGCCTGATCCAGCTGGTCAGCACGATCGCCGGCGCCGCGGTGCTCGCCTGGTGGCTGCGCCGCTGGTACCGCACCGCGCCCACCGGACCGGCGCCGCGGGGCACCCGGCACCGCAAGCCCGTGCTCACGTTCCTGGCCGCCGGCGCGGTGGCCGGCGTGGCGATCGAGGTGGTGCCGTTCCTCGCCCACCACGACCCGATGACCGGGGCGGGCGTCTTCGGCAACGCGACCTACCTCGCGGTCACCGGCGCCGGCAGCGGGTTCCTCGCCGCGCTCGTCCTCTACGCGGCCGCCTGGTATAGGGCGTTATACACAAAGCGGGCCACCCCGGAGGGTGACCCGCTCGGCGCGAAGGTACTCAGACGGTGA
- the lepB gene encoding signal peptidase I, with protein MTEPAFPAAPPKRRRIPPVLVGWLVVLLLGFGATGYGLGTDFRDYRAYRVPGMAMSPTLKPGDSAVVRVRHGEDVHRGDPVLFDRGAFAHPDSAGPSAFRVVAVAGDVVACCTGGRLSVDGEPITETYLSQDEYAHDPAATTPYLTRLHEGTVFVLGDERGRARDSRFLGVVPLSAVTGFVVGTGSVLRPAPLARTNAFTDAGLPGTPYADGTLTGLRWWVVGGAALSVAGLTGLIVAAFRRAGRRRRAVAGPPVR; from the coding sequence GTGACCGAACCCGCGTTCCCCGCCGCGCCGCCGAAGCGCCGCCGGATCCCCCCGGTCCTCGTCGGGTGGCTCGTCGTGCTGCTGCTCGGGTTCGGGGCCACCGGTTACGGCCTGGGCACGGATTTCCGCGACTACCGGGCCTACCGGGTCCCGGGGATGGCGATGAGCCCCACCCTGAAGCCGGGGGATTCGGCCGTCGTGCGCGTCCGCCACGGCGAGGACGTCCACCGCGGGGATCCGGTCCTGTTCGACCGCGGTGCGTTCGCCCACCCGGATTCCGCCGGGCCCTCGGCGTTTCGGGTCGTCGCGGTCGCCGGGGATGTCGTCGCGTGCTGCACCGGCGGGCGGCTGTCGGTCGACGGCGAGCCGATCACCGAGACCTACCTCAGCCAGGACGAGTACGCGCACGATCCGGCCGCCACCACGCCGTACCTCACGCGCCTGCACGAGGGCACGGTGTTCGTGCTCGGGGACGAGCGGGGGCGGGCCCGCGATTCACGCTTCCTCGGGGTCGTCCCGCTTTCCGCGGTCACCGGGTTCGTGGTCGGCACCGGATCGGTGCTGCGCCCGGCACCGCTGGCCCGCACGAACGCGTTCACCGACGCGGGCCTGCCGGGAACCCCGTACGCCGACGGAACCCTGACCGGTTTGCGGTGGTGGGTCGTGGGCGGGGCGGCGCTGTCCGTCGCCGGGCTCACCGGGCTGATCGTGGCCGCCTTCCGGCGCGCCGGAAGACGACGAAGAGCAGTCGCAGGCCCACCAGTGCGCTGA